The Equus przewalskii isolate Varuska chromosome 8, EquPr2, whole genome shotgun sequence genome has a window encoding:
- the PLAG1 gene encoding zinc finger protein PLAG1 isoform X1 has protein sequence MATVIPGDLSEVRDTQKVPSGKRKRGETKPRKNFPCQLCDKAFNSVEKLKVHSYSHTGERPYKCIQQDCTKAFVSKYKLQRHMATHSPEKTHKCNYCEKMFHRKDHLKNHLHTHDPNKETFKCEECGKNYNTKLGFKRHLALHAATSGDLTCKVCLQTFESTGVLLEHLKSHAGKSSGGVKEKKHQCEHCDRRFYTRKDVRRHMVVHTGRKDFLCQYCAQRFGRKDHLTRHMKKSHNQELLKVKTEPVDFLDPFTCNVSVPIKDELLPVMSLPSSELLSKPFTNTLQLNLYNTPFQSMQSSGSAHQMITTLPLGMTCPIDMDAVHPSHHLSFKYPFSSTSYAISIPEKEQPLKGEIESYLMELQGGVPSSSQDSQASSSKLGLDPQIGSLDDGGGDLSLSKSSISISDPLNTPALDFSQLFNFIPLNGPPYNPISVGSLGMSYSQEEAHSSVSQLPPQTQDLQDPANTLGLGSLHSLSAAFTSSLSTSTTLPRFHQAFQ, from the exons ATGGCCACTGTCATTCCTGGTGATTTGTCAGAAGTAAGAGATACCCAGAAAGTCCCTTCAGGGAAACGTAAGCGTGGTGAAACCAAACCAAGAAAAAACTTTCCTTGCCAACTGTGTGACAAGGCCTTTAACAGTGTTGAGAAATTAAAGGTTCACTCCTACTCTCACACAGGAGAGAGGCCCTACAAGTGCATACAACAAGACTGCACCAAGGCCTTTGTTTCTAAGTACAAATTACAAAG GCACATGGCTACTCATTCTCCTGAGAAAACCCATAAGTGTAATTATTGTGAGAAAATGTTTCACCGAAAAGATCATCTGAAGAATCACCTGCATACACATGACCCTAACAAAGAGACGTTTAAGTGTGAAGAATGTGGCAAGAACTACAATACCAAGCTTGGGTTCAAACGTCACTTGGCCTTGCATGCTGCAACAAGTGGTGACCTCACCTGCAAGGTCTGTTTGCAGACTTTCGAAAGCACAGGAGTGCTTCTGGAGCACCTTAAATCTCATGCGGGCAAGTCGTCTGGCGGGGTTAAAGAGAAAAAGCACCAGTGCGAGCATTGTGATCGCCGTTTCTACACCCGGAAGGATGTCCGGAGACATATGGTGGTGCACACTGGAAGAAAGGACTTCCTCTGTCAGTATTGTGCACAGAGATTTGGGCGAAAGGATCACCTGACTCGACATATGAAGAAGAGTCACAATCAAGAACTTCTGAAAGTCAAAACAGAACCAGTGGATTTTCTGGATCCATTTACCTGCAATGTTTCTGTGCCTATCAAAGATGAGCTCCTTCCGGTGATGTCCTTACCTTCCAGTGAACTGTTATCAAAGCCATTCACAAACACTTTGCAGTTAAACCTCTATAACACTCCATTTCAGTCCATGCAGAGCTCGGGATCTGCCCACCAAATGATCACAACTTTGCCTTTGGGGATGACGTGCCCAATAGACATGGATGCTGTTCATCCTTCTCACCATCTTTCTTTCAAATACCCATTCAGTTCTACCTCATATGCAATTTCTATTCCTGAAAAAGAACAGCCATTAAAGGGGGAAATTGAGAGTTATCTGATGGAGCTGCAAGGTGGTGTGCCCTCTTCATCCCAGGATTCTCAAGCATCGTCATCTAAACTAGGGTTGGATCCTCAGATAGGGTCCCTAGATGATGGTGGGGGGGACCTCTCCCTGTCAAAAAGCTCTATTTCTATCAGTGACCCCCTAAACACACCAGCATTGGATTTTTCTCAGTTGTTTAATTTCATACCATTAAATGGTCCTCCTTATAACCCTATATCAGTAGGGAGCCTTGGAATGAGCTATTCCCAAGAAGAAGCACATTCTTCTGTGTCTCAGCTCCCCCCACAAACACAGGATCTTCAGGATCCTGCAAACACTCTAGGTCTTGGGTCTCTGCACTCACTGTCAGCAGCTTTCACCAGTAGTTTAAGCACAAGCACCACCCTACCACGTTTCCATCAAGCTTTTCAGTAG
- the PLAG1 gene encoding zinc finger protein PLAG1 isoform X2 has translation MATHSPEKTHKCNYCEKMFHRKDHLKNHLHTHDPNKETFKCEECGKNYNTKLGFKRHLALHAATSGDLTCKVCLQTFESTGVLLEHLKSHAGKSSGGVKEKKHQCEHCDRRFYTRKDVRRHMVVHTGRKDFLCQYCAQRFGRKDHLTRHMKKSHNQELLKVKTEPVDFLDPFTCNVSVPIKDELLPVMSLPSSELLSKPFTNTLQLNLYNTPFQSMQSSGSAHQMITTLPLGMTCPIDMDAVHPSHHLSFKYPFSSTSYAISIPEKEQPLKGEIESYLMELQGGVPSSSQDSQASSSKLGLDPQIGSLDDGGGDLSLSKSSISISDPLNTPALDFSQLFNFIPLNGPPYNPISVGSLGMSYSQEEAHSSVSQLPPQTQDLQDPANTLGLGSLHSLSAAFTSSLSTSTTLPRFHQAFQ, from the coding sequence ATGGCTACTCATTCTCCTGAGAAAACCCATAAGTGTAATTATTGTGAGAAAATGTTTCACCGAAAAGATCATCTGAAGAATCACCTGCATACACATGACCCTAACAAAGAGACGTTTAAGTGTGAAGAATGTGGCAAGAACTACAATACCAAGCTTGGGTTCAAACGTCACTTGGCCTTGCATGCTGCAACAAGTGGTGACCTCACCTGCAAGGTCTGTTTGCAGACTTTCGAAAGCACAGGAGTGCTTCTGGAGCACCTTAAATCTCATGCGGGCAAGTCGTCTGGCGGGGTTAAAGAGAAAAAGCACCAGTGCGAGCATTGTGATCGCCGTTTCTACACCCGGAAGGATGTCCGGAGACATATGGTGGTGCACACTGGAAGAAAGGACTTCCTCTGTCAGTATTGTGCACAGAGATTTGGGCGAAAGGATCACCTGACTCGACATATGAAGAAGAGTCACAATCAAGAACTTCTGAAAGTCAAAACAGAACCAGTGGATTTTCTGGATCCATTTACCTGCAATGTTTCTGTGCCTATCAAAGATGAGCTCCTTCCGGTGATGTCCTTACCTTCCAGTGAACTGTTATCAAAGCCATTCACAAACACTTTGCAGTTAAACCTCTATAACACTCCATTTCAGTCCATGCAGAGCTCGGGATCTGCCCACCAAATGATCACAACTTTGCCTTTGGGGATGACGTGCCCAATAGACATGGATGCTGTTCATCCTTCTCACCATCTTTCTTTCAAATACCCATTCAGTTCTACCTCATATGCAATTTCTATTCCTGAAAAAGAACAGCCATTAAAGGGGGAAATTGAGAGTTATCTGATGGAGCTGCAAGGTGGTGTGCCCTCTTCATCCCAGGATTCTCAAGCATCGTCATCTAAACTAGGGTTGGATCCTCAGATAGGGTCCCTAGATGATGGTGGGGGGGACCTCTCCCTGTCAAAAAGCTCTATTTCTATCAGTGACCCCCTAAACACACCAGCATTGGATTTTTCTCAGTTGTTTAATTTCATACCATTAAATGGTCCTCCTTATAACCCTATATCAGTAGGGAGCCTTGGAATGAGCTATTCCCAAGAAGAAGCACATTCTTCTGTGTCTCAGCTCCCCCCACAAACACAGGATCTTCAGGATCCTGCAAACACTCTAGGTCTTGGGTCTCTGCACTCACTGTCAGCAGCTTTCACCAGTAGTTTAAGCACAAGCACCACCCTACCACGTTTCCATCAAGCTTTTCAGTAG